GGCAGAGAGCGACTCCCCTTTGCTGtgcgtcggggagttctttgcctctcgacctcatccattaattctgtataacaggacaccttggcggccattatcccttacttcaTCGTTTCCCAACCTTGGGGTTGGGACCCCATGTGGGGTCGCTTGAAATTCAAATGGGTCTCCTGAgataattgacctgtcgctaaactccgccccccattgttaccgtgtgaaaactcggacaaacaaaccagacttgattagaaatacattgtggacaatggcagctgacagtatatgaaagcaggctttgaggacgatTTGGTCGAtaaaggatttactttcctccagaagctgtcaaaagggacttaattatgctatggaggggtgtattcaaaactttagaatcAAGGTGaagcagttgtggcgagtagccgtgctaatcaccgtgcaaaaaccactgaggttaatgctagctagctagctagtggacgattgatactaagatatgttaggttatgttaatatttgatgtagtaagaatatagtagttggttaatgtgcattttcatcttgggaacctgtgcccacgttgttggcttagtagcctacattacgtcgagctgttgcagacacgagagacgtcctgtaggctactgttgatgaaaatataccctgttttctagcctctcggggtaccggctatcagtattacatGTCCCCCATGtaaaacgtttgaccatggttatccgtcggggttttttgagttaataaactccataaataaccattaatttgtcatttcatgcctcctccctgttgtttcctatggagttgtccgagctgatgtccgagtcccgtagaggctggactgtcattggctcatcagcgttctaagggtggcgcttagcgacaggtcaattggcatcttaaaatgtatcagtaggtctacattacattaaaatatacatatattaaataataaaatataaaaaagttaAGTAACTGATCCTTCATTATAATTTAGCTAAGTAAAGATAAACTTAGACAGGCCACATGCTATGTTTAACTGACAGAATTATGCTTGATCAATGTTCGAAACAAAGTAACAAAACAACCAGGCGCGCAAGAACATTTAGGGGAAATTAAAAAATCTCCAACATTTTGTGAAAtcaaaatagggtcacctgccaaaaaaggttgggaacccctgccTTACTTATTAGCTAGAAACAAtcccacatgtctacattcaatgctatgaAGCCAcctcgaaagtttgtttagatccagtgacacTGCCGTCATGGAAACAGAACGTCACACTTTGATACTCTATTGACATTCTAAAGAGTGCATCACAATAAGAAATTCAACCTAGCAGTGGTATAAGCATTGTAGTGAGTGCAAACACGTGTTCGTTGATGTCTTTAAACACACAACTAAGTACATTTGGCACTGTTCCTCCCCAGCCAAGATGTCGTTTACTTGTGGttaaggaaggagggaggacaCAACTGTTTTTCACACTTATGCTTTTTCAAAACAGCTAACCCACTTCTTGTTTCTAAACAGCTAATTGTGGActgattaaaaaagaaaagtagtTTGTAAACCTAGGTAAACAGTGTTGTTGAGTGCTGTCCTACTTTAATTCATTGCAAATAAAAGATTCAGATTGGTAATGCAAAGGACTATGAGAATTTTGAATAcagtttaaagggacaccaggcaagcctgatgctttttctctacgaaactccccctcgctcggtctgaagctcttttccttttctttgcatcttctgtcaagggttttcgttgcttcttcgccggctcagacattatacacacgtttgcaacaatcgctagcgtttctttagcctgcctgcttcggtcggcgggtaggatacactgaacttgcaagcgggatattcttcctacaggcagtaggggcaggcgagagagtcttcattcgccctgtaacgagtcatttatataccgacttacgaagataaGTAACTAACACGAAaccgttgcctggtgtccctttaaagaaaataaacgACCAAAGATGTAAAATGTGAAATGCTCTGACCTTGCACTTTTAGTGTGACCTCTGTGAGGAGAGTCACGCTGTCAGTGTTGCCCCCGGTCCTGACTCCACACCAGTACACCCCAGAATCCCTGCTGCTGGACACGTTACTTATGCGCACGGTGAAGATGCTCTGGGCCTTATCGTCAGCAACAGAGAACCTCCTGCTGGAGGCTGAGATCAGGTTGTCACAGGTGAATACATTCCTCTGCCTGCAGAAAAACTTCCTGTTGTCCTTTGACTCACTTGGATACTTGCAGGGGATGTCAGCATGTCCTCCAACATGACTGTTGACTGTGAGGGTCTGGGTGCAGCAATCATCTGCCAATCATTCACAATGACTTTAGATATTTCATTTCAacttgtaaatgtaaaatgtctAAGATGTACAACTAAGATATGCAACAAGCACTGATAAATCCTCATCATCAGTTTTATAAAGCAACATTAACATCCATACTGGCTGGGCTGGCCTACTCATCAGGATTCTGCACTGTCAGAATTAATCACCTGGTTTAATGTTAATCGTCACCTCAGTGTACTTGTTCTCATCATTGTCCAGCACACAGCGGTAATCCCCAGTGTCCGTAAGGGCCAGTTGTTTGATGAAGACCACATACAGCCGCTCAGCTCTTTCATGGAACTCTTTATATCTGCTGTCCTTGGCCTGACTTTCGAATGGACACCTGTTGTCCCTGCTCTTGCAGAAAAACTTGTTCTTGTTTTTATACTTCTCGTCAAATGTACACTTAATGAGGAGGGCACCACCTACAAATCCTTTAACTTGTATGTCACACACGCTCTCCGACACTGCAAGAGAAGACAGTTGAGATTCAGTCATCAGAAGGAATGAAAGAGCCCACAACATTGTTTATAAATAGACTTTCATCCATCACTGTGATCCCTGTGTTCTGCTCTAGAAAGCAGCTTTTGATATACACTGTGGAATGTgcagtataagtaagtatagtataagtatatatactcttttgatcccgtgagggaaatttggtgtctgcatttatcccaatccgtgaattagtgaaacactcagcacacagagaacacacactaataccagcccagtgagctgcctgcaacaacagcggtgatcggggagcagtgagaggttatgtgccttgctcaagggcactccatgcctactggtcggggttcgaaccggcaaccctccggttacaagtccgaagcgctaaccagtaggccacggctgccccaacaaaacaaaacataaaccaGTCCAATCTTTTCATACAAGTTATATTCTGTTACACTGTCCCGTTATACACCTTGATTACTGTATGGTAATATCAGTGAAACTTCTGTTGgattattgttatttgatttgtcttaatgaaaacaaaacaactgcaactgatattacctgaaatacacatgAAAGTAATAAAAAACATCCAGACCCTGTGCATAAGGAAGCTGGTTTCAACATCAGCAGTTTTAATCTGACGGGCAAATGTGTCACCACAGCAGTCTTTCATATGACCAGTCCCATTTCACGCCATTCTCATTTTGATGTTTGATGTGTAGCTATTCTACATGGTAAATTCATGTAAATAGTGCCGATTTATGTTATTATGTTTAACTTTATTTACATAGTCAACAAATACACAAGTGAACATGGTTAAACGATAACAACACAACTGAAAGAAGGAACTCTCAAAACAAGAATTGACCGATCAAAATTGTGAATCTAATCCGGGTGCCATTACAGAAACATTGTTTTTACCTACGATAAGGAGAATGAAGGACATGACGGCGGCTCTCATCTCGCCTGGTTTCGTTTGGAATGTGACACGCTCCGGTAGTCAGAGACAGCTCATCGCTGTGGACGCAGAGAGGCTATGGCTCCCACCTGAGAGTGCCTCTTTGTTCTTGAGTGTGTGGAAACTCTGAAAGGTTTGTTTCTCGTTTCTGCTGCCATTACAAAATCCTGCTACTTCCTCTTTTGACAGGCTTTCAAACAAAGACAATGGGTGTAGGcttaaggatacaaggaagtttattgtcacatgcatatagttactggaagtaagaaatgcagtgaaattatgtaagagggagagaatgattgtgtttagtgtatgtgtggggtgtgtgcgtgtgtgtgtttgtgtgtgtatgtgtgtaggcatACATATGGCTGGGCTATTCATAGTAtacagtaagtatatatactcttttgatcccgtgagggcaatttggtctctgcatttatcccaatccgtgaattagtgatacacactcagcacagagtgatgggaagcacacactaatcctggcgcagtgagctacctgctacaacagcggcactcgtgGAGcattgaggggttaggtgccttgctcaagggcacttcatccgtggcctactggtcggggtttgaacaaGCAGCTCTCctagtaggccacgactgcccccatTTCATATTCATGACTTGAGTATGTGAGTTCatatctctttttctttccctctatctAGGGACGGGtcatggcttgtgccaagtgtgcacgtgcacaggggccctcagccaatgggggccctcggatttaaaaaaaaaatgccatgaatttaggctagattatgcccggtgcttctgtctgttcatttgatgttgatgatgatttgAATGAtgttatggaaccgcggaccgaaagaaaaataaactaaatgttttcctgatcaataaatacttcttaattcataaaatatagaggcataacattaggtggaagtggttggctatgagtgctcattcaatgtgtatgcgtgtttgcgaaagtgaaactgacccactcgtgggtaggtgaatgaagtggattcctgcaatgttcatgaaaacagcatagtgATTGGATAGCCAAATAAATcgcgacttgttgtaggcctaacagtatcttatatcgtagcaaatagcctatggcgatgccgatgacagataggcctacacttatttcactcgtctcgctgagtgagcgcataatgtgggctgttgcgcaaagaaattaattagggagatgatctgcatctccatttaccaaacgctatagttttgctaacatttcCACTGTTAacatgaaatatgtctccatgcaaggtagtgtcaagcagcagtgaagtgaaaaccttatcatgcaggtagccaatgttcacgtcacctgagtcagacagaaaacgggccctgcttgctgttaaagtttgtatgccccttccaaactgcgttaaaagggtatatttaacagccagaatttcgaAATTTTCCAGGGGGAGACACCCCCGAACCCCCCGTAATATGatcagcaccacctctcacAAAAAAACTATCAACGTCCCTGCTACCGGTCCGTCAGATATGACAACTGTGTCCGGTCCGTTTGAAAAATGTTGCTGTAGACTGTTTGGACAGCAAAGGGACATTACAGCCTAATAGTAAAAACAGCTGCTggaattcatttctgtgtgggcctgagttataatatatgacataatgtactacattttcattgtgtgcaATTGTGCACCAGCCTGCACAGCGACAGCAAAGAGAGAAGCGCTGGCTGCACGCGCACGTCACTTGCACGCGCAAACGTGCCCACACGCGTCGCGGtgagggggagggtggggggcttttttgatattgtgcacaggggcccatatttgtttaatccgtccctgcctctatctctcttcctttctaaTGGCTCTCTAATGGAGTCACAGACATGAGACTCTAGTGGCCAAACAGTATAAATGCACTTCTGTGGCAGATATCATTATTGATCAGAGAGGGGGTTTGTTCTATGAGCTCTCCCTTTTCtgaaaatttccctcgggatgaataaacTATGGGTAAGGCTATTTCCACCCCTGGTaaaattagcagtgtatgctattcgtaccctggtgcaataagaagtgaattctattcgtaccccggtgcacacagcaatgtgttctattagtaccccgtctggtacaaatatcagtgtatgctatttgcacccctgtgcatttattctggcatattgatcacacaatgtaatcatatatttaaaaaaaaaaaacaagcaacatgtttttgttgttgttatgtaacagggtgtgaatagctcagctgtgtaatagacactctgaataaggcatgttgtttgcatcaatgtacagttagaagaacctttcagaattcttcactttctgctgacgaaaaacgaatgtccgccatgttttttgtgcacgtgagcaacgtctttttgttgttatgtcacagggtatgaatagctcagctgtgtggccaaggctattcgtaccaggggtgtaaatagacactccgataaactatatatctatctgtctatttatctatctattttttatAATCTTGTGGACTGTACCCaagtgagagagataggaacCAATAATAGTTCAGTGGGTTGTGCCAAAACTGATTGAAAAGTAGAAGTCTATCTTTCTCACCTCAATAGCCTGAAGTCACTTTTGAACAGACTTGATCATTAGGACACGGTAAAAGGACTAAAATGAAGATGGTGTGGATTTATTATGCTGTTTTTGATGTCAGGtaagagacagatagatagatagatagatagatagactctatctatctaaatataATTTACATAAAAGAAAGATAGGTGATGTGAAGATAAAGTGATAAAAATGTATAACATACTCTTGTGTGATTGATTGATtcagttgtttattattgagaTTAGAAATACAGTTTGACAATTAGCAAGATTCAAGATGTAACTAAATAACATTTTATATGAAAGGAACATATTTGGCAGTGCTAAAATGTTGTGCGTATGTGCATTGACAGACATTTCAAATAATATGAATATCTTCAAATGATGCACTTAAATCTTTTCTACAAAACATTTCAAGGACACACTTTTTATGTAGGCCAAGAAAATGAACAAACATGTACAAAACAGAAACCATCAAGGAACAaatcaagggtgtgtgtgtgtgagagagagagagagagagagagtatgtgtgtttttgtgtgtgtgtgcatgtctgtgtgtgtgtgtttgcattgacACTCAACTTGTGAGCGCTGTCAAGATGACAGTTAAGCTTATGATAAAAAATGTGGAGCCAACATGGTTATGTGTGTCATGTGTTCCGTAGGGCTGGCTGTGGGCAGAATGTAGGATCAGTCATGttgtttcttgaatttccccttggggatcaataaagtatctattagagatgcaccgattgcaattttctgggccgataccgatttccgatttttcatagagtttgacctgccgataccgattttagccgattccgatttcatttcttctaaccattttacagcacacacacaaatagttatgtttctatcttttctttgatagaacatgttaatatagacgtgtaatcaacttatcaatgatgaaatggctgttaaaaaaaaatggaaccggtgagcagacagattctttttcaagtctaacttcagatgcagtatcaaattatggattaagttaagttatggaacacccattttatgcttctcacatccaatatctaactaaagatttaagaacaattttcatgatacatttgaacatactaccatgtaacatatttttatatgcattgatgaatttatgggagggcgagggaaaagtggtagcagcctaggctatcacgcaggggagaagtgctaatagcgattaggtgctccaccatatgaaaacagtgcacgtctgttttgcggtgaaagatttaaatccaaattccgattaaatgcatcaattaggctatagaaactttcagagacgactgattcagtattcagagcatcggttttcttcattgtaggctactatgtcaaaagcaactttaacattggtttgcctttctaataggctatcgtttgttcactttcacgacatccacttctcaatctgctagactagggtattttaagacatagccctagtctacgtgcagtaaatagttagagtattttttttttcagtggagtagaactactagggctactgtatgttgctgcttgttgacatctttgattatttttaatgtcgcaGTCGTTTATCTCCGTTCTgcaggcttgtggttcagctgtgggcacgcaattagcggcagtgacgggcggtgatgagcgatgtttacgtagcctaatgaagtgacagcttagtaaatctaccagtaggccaatggtaaagcacagcgtttgctgcatagaaaaactcagtagcctattagcgctttctttgtagccctacatccagccctgagtgttggcctggttgctagcttcttcaaactttgcaaactcagctgggtgttgttacaattgcGGCGCACGAgtgtatttgaccggcataaaatcggcatgtctcagactgaccggccggtcgccggtcatggccgatcacgtgaaaatcggccgattccggtcaccagccgatctatcggtgcatctcttaCAGAAACCATATTTATTTGAGTACTTGTTGGACTACAGACCACAGAATAGTCAGTATCATCAGAAGTATGTGTGGGTGAATCAGGGGTTTTACACCGTGTCCTCATTGGTGTATTTGGGTTCCTGATTAGCTGGGTTTGTGGCGTCTGGATTATCAGCGCATGGTGTGGGGATGCCACTAGGATTAATGGGACATTGTGCAGTAGTATAGACAGTGC
This window of the Alosa alosa isolate M-15738 ecotype Scorff River chromosome 7, AALO_Geno_1.1, whole genome shotgun sequence genome carries:
- the LOC125298100 gene encoding polymeric immunoglobulin receptor-like produces the protein MRAAVMSFILLIVVSESVCDIQVKGFVGGALLIKCTFDEKYKNKNKFFCKSRDNRCPFESQAKDSRYKEFHERAERLYVVFIKQLALTDTGDYRCVLDNDENKYTEVTINIKPDDCCTQTLTVNSHVGGHADIPCKYPSESKDNRKFFCRQRNVFTCDNLISASSRRFSVADDKAQSIFTVRISNVSSSRDSGVYWCGVRTGGNTDSVTLLTEVTLKVQDPERPTQPPSLPPAVSPLIIGGCLTLAVLMLGIIVFMYLRCRHNRTSNPTPPSGDLITRTPRDKEQTCADREINDPDRPPPRPLTERRSPVSNTREEGHPADIIDPSDPTDLSDGPSYATVHFHRNPEQRSRDSTGDAQQAEDSSCEYATVKH